GAtctgcttaatatatttttattttatttagagaaatattgtaaaagacagtacatttatttcatttcaaattaatttatataaataaaacgtaagtTGATATGTTATTCTGTTAAagtacattttcatttattatttcattaaaataggaggtattttttttggaattattttgaCTTCGATTGtaactttatacaaattaattaaaaataaacttttaatagatgtctgtatataaatataccttagTTTGTAGTTGCGTATGTACaggaattaatattacataatcggctttttaaattatctcctaactatatataaaaattttaataaaaaaatttgaatcaCATATATTTCcgtcattgtaaaaaaaaattatatactaactgATCAGtgtctaaaaaatatatctgttcctacgaaattaaacttaaaattgtgGGTATAGTGATAAATTATGGACAATTCTTTAAAATGAGACCTTTACAATAACATGTAGAAACaatgaatgtattatattactttacacTTTATCGCactttatatttcaatgataCGTAATAACAATGTAACCTACACATTATGTAGAAGTCCTAACCTTATTGACCCAAGTCTACAACGAAATTATTGACGAATGAAAATGCTTTGGCAGTTTAGCACAGGATCTTAATcactattttctattttatgtactttatttaagatatttaataacattttggtACATTACAAAAGAGaattgatttttctttttttaaattatacatacgaTTTTCCACGAGTaggtttttcataatttatttttatagaggcttattaagaaaaaaaaaattaagacctTTATAGTTAAGGCTTATCACATTACTAAAATGTTAAGTtgtattaacaatttttgtacagtattatttgctgaaaaaacattatttattgtactctTAAAGGCTATTTCATAAGtgctttgttataataaatatgaatgaaaaataatattaacttttgatTCCACttttaagcaaaaaaaagtGGGTAGCATCTAGTAACCTCTAGTGACTTGAGATACTTTATCTTCGCCCCCAAGCATGGAGGTATTCAGTATTATTGTCACGGTGGTCAACCTCAACGGACACTATATCAGCTGCGCAGAGCTTATTATACccctctcataatctgatggtaCGTATGAAAAAATCCAGGCTTAAAACCAACGGCCTTGCGTTTTTCGCGAGGCAAAGGAACGTTAATACTGCTAACTTCAAAACTACGAGCTGCTACTGATGAACTCTCAATTGAAATACCTAATTGTTTCCGTTTGAAATAAAGTGCACGGGTAAGCGAGTGACAGTTTATAAGCTAGTTACAAGACCAACGAGGCATCAAAGCACAGTATTATTGAATAGCAGATGCAGTTATACGCATTCGGTATTTtagtaaagaaaaattaatcgATACATCAGAAATCTTATCGATTGTCATAAAATAGATATCAGTTGTAACAACAACTATAGAAACtttgaaatttttgttttagatataattgtatttttttaatcagacTAATGCTTTTCTGTAAGGATAAACTTGTAACTCAAAATCGAaaacgatcgtgaaatgtctaACAGTTTTATGCAAAACtgtctattataattataacataatacaaGCATAAATCACCTtaagtcggttttcaacatttcacgagtaagATACAAAGCGAGTCCTTACAAGATAGCACTGCAGCGCTTCGAAACCGTGTGAAGTTGAAGGGCATAGTTATTAGGACCTACTTAGAAATAATGTCACtaataatctaataattatatagtaggGGTcagtaatttgtaaataataagacTTTTTCATATCAAACTATATTTGCAATCGATATTACCATGCACTCAATACTAAGAATTAAGTTAGATAAAATAACTTctacaaaattaattgcaaaATCGATATCGCTACGCTTATTGTACTATCACAgttcataaacaataattaaactagaaccttatgtttatattttaaaaccatcGACAAAGCATCCCTAGAAGtttcatattgaaaaaaaaatacacaaacagAGAGAGGTGATACGAGTCGAATATTGATGAATTTAAGAAGGCTCTTACATTTATCGGCATTCGGTTCTCCAACAGTTGCTGAACTATAATTGTTTTGAATACAAACTACACTgttaaagcataaaaattaagaacatgatgtttttattcattcaaatgctgaaaatataaaattaaaattaaattggtaaCCATATCAAATTTTACGTTGCAAAAATGTCTAGACATAAAGTGCTTAAAACGAACGAACAGTTAATAagtattacagaataattaaacaccttttatacaaattttgaacataaaaaaacactccAAAGAACAAAGACAAGATGAGAATGTATTGACATCTATTTCAGTCACACATTATGTTCCAAATTTTAACCGCGATCacaccgttttttttttatctttgcccGTTTAAATGGGTCTTGACATGCATGTATATGATCGTAGTAAAAAACGGAATATAATGTATAAGATTATATGAAgctatgtatattataacgtaCAGCGAATTATTTAAACCAATATTGACCAATcaagaaaataaacatatttgtaaagcatgattattttttaatcaaaccaCTCTTGATTATTTACTGTAAGACAAGCTGATAATTTGCAACATCAACATGCGATCgtgaaaaatgtatatacttaattacaattaatttcgacaatttttctaaaatataatgtatttacagTTTTATCAACGGAAATTAGCAATATTTTCAATGAACCATCCTAGTTTACTGAATACAAACTTTTACAAGAATGTTAGCTGCATGttaaacattgtaatatttccCCTAAAACTTACCAAactataaaaagtgaaaaatctttatttcaaaataatcagTCTAAAAGTTAAAATGGgatatataaaacgaaaatcaaaagataaaccttattatataacaaaattaagactagtgttagaaaaatatatatatttttatcggcgATGTTTCCAAATTGGactaataggctatttgacaatgcgaaaaataaagtgtcaattattttaatcagaataaattatgaatttaaaaatggttattaatcaacgaaagttgaaaataataattagtttattcaaaaatccataaaactgcatttttttaaatgtttgtcacatgacacaaaacgctccccATTAGTCGGGcttatgacgtcacttgcttattaacctcgtttgcctactgtatgtggattgtatgtgccacagattacaatacaggcaagtgacgtcatcaacTCCATtggcagcgccatattgtcaaagtagcattttcgcgcgctatttaaatatggaatttttattttgatatttttcagcaaatatatactagaatttaaaaaacaacttttactgggttccttaacctctactaaataatataaaatgcattttaaaaaccagtcaaatagccaattgttgatttattaaattcgtCGCGCACAAAGGGCGAATTATGCCACATATCcacataattaagtatattgaatAAGTGTATAATTTAGATTCGAATTATCGAAtaagcttataaaataatactagtttCGGCCCGGATCTGAGAAAGGTGTTGGGGTTGCCATTATTATAGGTAAAAATTAACCTATGTtttattccagactataatctatttatatcatataatataaatttcattcagatccttTCAGCTGTTCTGCCGTGATTAGAGTATCATAACATCTGTCTATCCAAACATCagaacatgaaataaatataaaacttctgTTTTGTAAAGGTTCCTTTCTAACTTTACATTCATTAAGAATCTGACATATAGTGTCTAgaatctacatatatttttgcttGGAGCTCTGTGGTAGTCACTACAGATTATGTGGCAATACTTTGGAATTCATAACATAATTCGCACCTCGAGCATCAAGAGGTGTTACAAGTAGAATTCCTTATGCATCATAACACTATAATAAGAtacatatcattattatatttagtattcatACTGCctgtgaaatttatttaaattattttaatcaaaagttaaaatttttgattatttgaaaCTAacgcttatttaaaaaaactactaaataaaattacaaaatcttaTGTACTATATTACACAGACTACATTCTAATCAACAAGTTTATAACTAACTACTGTTTCCATTTTATGTAGACttgttgaaaatgtttttaattgtacatTTTGAGCATTAACTATAGCAACAGGCTCGGCTTCTGCCCATTTCTCTGGTATGTCACAGTCCGTCTTAGCATGTACTAGAACATCAAATGAACATCTACAATCTAGGAAAGGTAAATAAGATATTGTAGCCGCAACTTGCAACATAACATCTCTTATTTCCTGTTGTATTTTCTTCAAATCTTTACTACCAACAGTCTCATTTTTTTCCTTAGATAATGCTACATCACCTTCTTCATATTGGACGTTGAAATCCCAACATTCCAAAATTTCTTTATTGGctacatttaatattactagagagagtttacttacttttttatttaatatccatTCTGTAAGCAATAAAAATTCATTGTTTACTATTttcgaaaacaataaatacctataaaactttctttaaaccaatattttgtgtatattaagTTAAACATTCAGTTATGTGACAGTAACATTTCAACATTACataatttgtgtaatataactttagagaaaaagaaatacaataaataatctgAACGATGCACAATTAATAATGGTTAACATAAGTTGCTAATATACGTAATATTGAAGTAATTAATTTACCTTCACTTTGAGTTAATAGATTTGTAAGAAAATTCTTGATTTGTGGATCTTCAGAAAGGAGTAAAGTAATTCCGTATTGTTGAGCCGCCTTAAACGTTTCCGGTGGATATAAACCACGTTGAAATAGTACTGAATTTATGgcataatctataaaaataaagaaagcataataattgtaatgttcatatgtaatatatttatattttattatagatctATGTACACTACAATAATTATGggttaattatattacaaattataaattacacagATTGTTGATGCAGAAGTTGTTATTGTTCAAATAATGTAAAACTTAACGTACTTAAATATTCACACAATATTTGTGCTGAACCCCGAAGCGTTATACAATTTTTCGTCTGCTGTTGAGACATTACtttaaacaaatgattatataataactcaAATTTAGAACACCAAGttcaatcaaataaacaaaaaaacagttGAATATTAAGCATCGAAAACTAAACAAAGCCGTTAACTTTTGAACTGACACTACTGACAGTTTAGTTAGGTTAGctgttaaaactttaaaaagagTGTAAGGAGATATATCttagtgtataaaaaaaatgtccctaaaattgtatgaaatttagATGGCGCTGCATTagctaaaacaaaaaattcaaaGGACTATACTAATAGTAAAGTAGTAGTAGAAAAGTTATAGTAGAAACTCAGTAGATTAAAACAGAATTGTAGCTAGAAAGTACATACTTTGATTAATGTCTAAAAGTAACATTTCAAAAgtcgtttttttatttcgtacacGAAGACTGCTTATAGACATACGTACtgtacaatactaagtattgctggttgGCGGTGAATGTGATGGTGGATGTGGTACCTAATCAAACAGgtaacaacagacagacaggtgACAAAGCCGTAACACTaaggtacatttttattttgaaaatgctttgttaaacatatttatgtaaagaagaaaatataatgCGATACCATTAGTGAAGGGTATAATGGAGAACGAGCTACctgtgcaaaaaaaatattataatgcacaacaATGATATTATAGAACATCATTAATGCACAAGTTCTATTCCTAACTCTTATTATGAGACCAATAAAAGTTAGACGGGAAAAATTTCAGCGcaagatcaatttatattatgtccTTTCCGTAAGGTATAAcccaatatgtttttaataggCCGGAATTTTTTGAATCTGCAATGTCTTTTAtcgtttaatttacttattgattggTTTTACTTTTGCTTAAAATGTACATGTgacttaataattgtattactatttatcatctattattgaatattgattAACAGCCACATGTCAAATGCCATGTTTGTTATTGTCACTGTCAGTTGAATCATATTtccttaatgtttttaatattaattactattagaaTAAGACTTCTTCATTGATGTTTTGGATTTTTACACCTGCAAGgcataaatcaaattaaaatggaaaataatatctttaactGCGTTTTATGCTCATTGTTTAACAATGACTGAATCAACAGTAATTACGAAAACAAGTAgaagtcaattaaaataaaattaaagccgtcttttaataaaaacaagatgGGAAGAACACAAAGAAAGAGGCGCCACAAGAATTTGCTCAACTTTTACTCCTGCAATAACGAAaaggatttaatattattgaattcttGGCTAAAGAAAAATGGAGTTCGCTACAATAAGAAACTTGTATTGGCCGTTTTCAGTGACACCGGTCGGGGAGTTCTaac
The window above is part of the Vanessa tameamea isolate UH-Manoa-2023 chromosome 6, ilVanTame1 primary haplotype, whole genome shotgun sequence genome. Proteins encoded here:
- the LOC113396387 gene encoding mitotic spindle assembly checkpoint protein MAD2A; protein product: MSQQQTKNCITLRGSAQILCEYLNYAINSVLFQRGLYPPETFKAAQQYGITLLLSEDPQIKNFLTNLLTQSEEWILNKKVSKLSLVILNVANKEILECWDFNVQYEEGDVALSKEKNETVGSKDLKKIQQEIRDVMLQVAATISYLPFLDCRCSFDVLVHAKTDCDIPEKWAEAEPVAIVNAQNVQLKTFSTSLHKMETVVSYKLVD